The stretch of DNA ACCAGGGATTCCGATCTGTTTACCAAATGAGCTGATCACGGAGGAGCTGCTTGAGGACATTTATCGCCTGCAGCAGCAGGGAGCTTATTTTCAAGGAAAACCAGTAGATTTCAACAGCCTACTAGTCGTTAAGCAGGGAATCCAGTATAATGAATGAACAGAGTAAAACAGATTAATGATCGTGTGCTAAAACTTAGGCAGAGAGGATTTTGAACGTTGCGTGGATTGTTTATTACCTTTGAAGGACCTGATGGCTCAGGAAAATCAACTCAGCTTCAACGAATGGCTAGCTACCTTAACGCTCAGCTGTATGATGTGTTAACGACCCGTGAACCAGGTGGAACAGCCATCAGTGATCAGATTCGTCGGATCGTGCTAGACCCTGAACACCCAGAAATGGCTGAACAGACAGAGGTTTTGCTTTATGCCGCCTCACGCGCTCAGCACGTACAGGAGAAGATTAAGCCAGCCCTGGAACAAGGGAAGATGGTTCTTTGTGACAGGTTTGTCGATGCCAGCATCGCTTACCAAGGCTTTGGACTAGGCTTCGGAGAGCAGACTGTTCAGCAGATTAATGATTTTGCCACAGGCGGTTTAACACCAGATCGGACATACATGATTGATGTAGCCCCGGAGCTGAGCCGAGAGAGAATGAATACTAGAACGACCCAAGAGTTTACTCAGGAGCTCGATCGAATCGAGCAGAAGGAGCTGGAGTACCACGCCAGAGTACGCCAAGGCTTTCAAACGTTAGCAAAGCAGCATCAACGAATCATGCTTATTGACGGAAATCAATCGATTGAAAGCATCCATCAGCTCATTGTCCAGGATTTACTAAACCTTATAAAAGCAAGGACAGACTCACATTCATAATATGATATTAATCTAACATTTTAGGAGGTGCGTGTTTTATGAAATTGATCATCGCTGTTGTTCAGGATAAGGATAGCAACC from Bacillus horti encodes:
- the tmk gene encoding dTMP kinase; amino-acid sequence: MRGLFITFEGPDGSGKSTQLQRMASYLNAQLYDVLTTREPGGTAISDQIRRIVLDPEHPEMAEQTEVLLYAASRAQHVQEKIKPALEQGKMVLCDRFVDASIAYQGFGLGFGEQTVQQINDFATGGLTPDRTYMIDVAPELSRERMNTRTTQEFTQELDRIEQKELEYHARVRQGFQTLAKQHQRIMLIDGNQSIESIHQLIVQDLLNLIKARTDSHS